Part of the Halopenitus persicus genome is shown below.
CGCTTCGACGACCATGTCCCGCTCGACGGACGGTACAGTTCCGGCCGACTCGCGTTCGGATCGACCGGAACGGATACGGCACGCCGCCGAACAGCTCGAGACCGTCCTGCAGTCGCTGGACCTCGAGGAGGAGGCGCAGCTTGCCGACGAACTGATCGAGGCGATCCGGGCGACGGACAGGGCCTCCGACCTCGCGACCACGGCTCGGAAGCCTGATCGGGAGCCGGACGGGTTTCGCTTTACGTCGTCCCCGACCGACGGGGAGTCCTCCCGTGACCGATAACGTCGCGGAGGTTCCTCACCGTCGGCGTCACTCGGCGTCGCCGCTGTGAAACAGCGTCAGCTCCTCGGCCTCGTAGATGTTGATGAGCTCGGTGATGAGTTCGTCGTACTCCTCGTCCTCGACCCGCAGCCGGTCGAGCCGTTCGATCGTCTCCTCGTCCAGATGTACCTGGGGCATATCGGTCGATTCGCCGCCGCGATCCATAAGTGATCGGGAGCGGGAACCGGGGCGGGTGGGGACGAGGAATTGCCATCGGGAACCAGCAGTCGTCGCCGGAGTCACCAACCGACCAGGCGCCCGACGAGCGCGAAGGCGCCGAGCGCGACCGCCAGCCCGACGACGAACAGCCCGTAGTTCGCCACCGTGTTGTCCGCCCGCCACAGGGACAGCGAGTAGGTCCGCCGGGAGACCGGCCAGAACAGCGGGACGCCCGCCGGCGTCAACGCGTCCGCGAGCAGATGCGCGCCGACCGTCGCGACGCCGAGGAGGAATCCGAAGGTGCCGAGCCCCACGGCGGCCGTCACGCCGAGTTCGCTCGCCGCGAGCGATCCCGCCGCGCCGAAGCCGACCCCGACGACCGCCGCGAACGCCAGGCTGTGTGTCGGCCCGCGGTGGGGTACGATCGGCAGACGATGGTCGACGTCGGGCAGCATCGTGAACCACATCATTACGGCGCCCGCGAACACGGCGAGCGCGTCGGCGCCGATGGCGATCAGCCCCGCGCCGAAGGGGGCATAAACCGCGATCGACGTCCCGAGGTGACCGATCCGATACACGACCGAGCATCCGCGTTGGGCACGTATGAACCGTCGGGTTTCGGGCCGCATCGAGCTTCGACGAACGTCGGGGGTCGACCGACCGCCGCTCCACAAAACCTATTCGTTCGACTGCGGTAGTCCGGACCGATAGATGTCCGACCGCCCGTCACGTCGCCGGCCCGCGGACGTGCCGAGACGACTCGCACGTATGCTCCGGCGGCTCGCGGGCGACCGCGCGGCGATCGACCGTCGCGCGCTTTCCGCCTTCCGGATCGGGCTCGGCGTCGTGATCCTGGTCGACCTCCTGCTCCGAAGCCGCCACCTTCGGGCCCTATATACCGAGTCGGGCGTGCTGACCACGGACGCGCTGGCGAGCGCGTATCCCCCGCTGGCCGGCGTCTCGGTACACGCCGTCGCCGATTCGGTCGCAGGACCGGCGGGCGTCGCCGTCCTGTTCGTCCTCGCCGGCGTGGCCGCGGTCGCGCTCGCGGTGGGGTATCACAGCCGGATTGCCGCGGTCATCTCGCTCGCGCTCACGCTCTCGTTGCAGGCGCGCAATCCGTTCGTGCTCAACTCGGGTGACCTGCTGTTGTGGCAGCTGTGTCTGTTCGCCACGCTGCTTCCGATCGGGTCGCGGTGGTCGGTCGATTCGGTTCGGACGTCCGCGTCGTCCGACCGAACGTCGACGGAGCGGACCGGCGCACGGGTCGCATCGGTCGCGACCGCGGCCCTCCTCGTCCACGTCGCGCTCGTCTACGTCACGAACGCGGTCTTCAAGCTCCGCGGCGACCGCTGGATCGCGGGTGACGGTGCCGCGATCGCGTTCAGTATGGACCAGTTCACGGTCCTGCTGGGTCCGTGGGTCGCGGGGTCGCCGACGCTCCTGTGGGTCCTGAACTACGCGTGGCTCGGACTGCTCGTCGCCTCGCCGTTGCTCGTCCTTGCAGCCGGACGGATCCGGACCACGGTGGCGGCGGGGCTCGTCGGCGGTCACGCCGGAATGGTCCTCACGATGGCCATCGCGGTCTTTCCGCTGGTGTCGATCGTCTCGTTGCTCCCGTTCCTCGGCTCCGGCGTCTGGGACCGGATCGACGACGCCATCGTGAACGTTCGCGAATGGTTCGCG
Proteins encoded:
- a CDS encoding DUF7557 family protein, encoding MPQVHLDEETIERLDRLRVEDEEYDELITELINIYEAEELTLFHSGDAE
- a CDS encoding metal-dependent hydrolase, with protein sequence MYRIGHLGTSIAVYAPFGAGLIAIGADALAVFAGAVMMWFTMLPDVDHRLPIVPHRGPTHSLAFAAVVGVGFGAAGSLAASELGVTAAVGLGTFGFLLGVATVGAHLLADALTPAGVPLFWPVSRRTYSLSLWRADNTVANYGLFVVGLAVALGAFALVGRLVGW
- a CDS encoding HTTM domain-containing protein; protein product: MLRRLAGDRAAIDRRALSAFRIGLGVVILVDLLLRSRHLRALYTESGVLTTDALASAYPPLAGVSVHAVADSVAGPAGVAVLFVLAGVAAVALAVGYHSRIAAVISLALTLSLQARNPFVLNSGDLLLWQLCLFATLLPIGSRWSVDSVRTSASSDRTSTERTGARVASVATAALLVHVALVYVTNAVFKLRGDRWIAGDGAAIAFSMDQFTVLLGPWVAGSPTLLWVLNYAWLGLLVASPLLVLAAGRIRTTVAAGLVGGHAGMVLTMAIAVFPLVSIVSLLPFLGSGVWDRIDDAIVNVREWFAAAVGGDHTGDAGFASSRLDRRRIGRGLRIAARAFAAALLVGTLVWNAAVLGYVETGAGDAGIDPAEYGWKMFAPDPSGTDRWFVIDAELASGEHVDGLDRGSVTRDPPPDVDATYPSARWRKYLIAITVADDPAVSRSTADYVCRTVADRTGQRVESVEITYLERSTWPEPSEEVGTNRLVRHDCRT